A DNA window from Canis lupus dingo isolate Sandy chromosome 2, ASM325472v2, whole genome shotgun sequence contains the following coding sequences:
- the CCDC113 gene encoding coiled-coil domain-containing protein 113 isoform X9: MRRTPRPPSSSCRAGRRTSCRLSSCVSWWKSSGRPAAPEVQRSTVQLPGLPEYPVVAAERLLLHYVREQLRSELSYGNSALKTETEMFEKYYNKLEPRDQRHPRLSEIISGAEFAQFRGKHRSKSRIGMDHVIGLSCDQKCELVQKELEDMKDEIRHMRANAERDLQHHEAIIEEAEIRWTEVQRAVHEFKKDILKTISKKKGSILATQKVMKYIEDMNRRRDNMKDKLRLKNVSLKVQRKKMLLQLRQKEEVGEALHDVDFQQLKIENAQFLETIEAKNQELIQLKLASGNTLQVLNAYKNHFGSERDTTNNEVGTIA, translated from the exons ATGAGGAGGACTCCGAGACCGCCGTCGTCGAGTTGCAGGGCGGGGAGGAGAACGAGCTGCCGACTATCCAGCTGTGTGAGCTGGTGGAAGAGCTCAGGTAGGCCGGCGGCCCCGGAGGTTCAGAGGTCAACTGTACAACTTCCCGGTCTCCCAGAGTATCCGGTTGTAGCAGCGGAGCGGCTGTTACTTCACTATGTCCGTGAACAGTTGAGGTCAGAACTGAG CTATGGAAACTCTGCTCTCAAAACTGAGACAGAGATGTTTGAGAAATATTATAATAAACTGGAGCCCAGGGATCAGCGACATCCACGATTATCAGAAATTATATCAGGAGCCGAATTTGCACAG TTCCGAGGCAAGCATAGATCCAAATCCCGTATAGGTATGGACCATGTGATAGGCCTCAGTTGTGACCAAAAATGCGAGCTTGTACAAAAGGAGCTGGAAGACATGAAGGACGAGATCAGGCACATGAGAGCAAATGCCGAACGAGACCTGCAGCATCATGAG GCTATCATTGAGGAAGCTGAAATCCGATGGACTGAAGTTCAGAGAGCAGTGCATGAgtttaaaaaagatattctcaAAACCATATCCAAGAAGAAAGGGAGTATTTTGGCCACTCAGAAAGTGATGAAGTACATTGAGGACATGAACCGCCGGAGG gATAATATGAAGGATAAATTACGTTTGAAAAATGTTTCTCTCAAAGTACAGAGGAAAAAGATGCTTTTACAATTGAGGCAG AAGGAAGAGGTAGGCGAGGCCCTCCATGATGTTGATTTTCAGCAGCTGAAGATCGAGAATGCTCAGTTTTTAGAGACAATTGAAGCAAAGAATCAAGAACTGATCCAGCTAAAGCTGGCATCTGGAAACACCCTGCAGGTCCTCAATGCATACAAA AACCATTTTGGGAGTGAAAGAGATACTACTAATAATGAAGTGGGAACGATAGCCTGA